In one SAR324 cluster bacterium genomic region, the following are encoded:
- a CDS encoding copper chaperone PCu(A)C, translating into MKQISKIFGLFISLLFMLDIGVMFAQSMAEMGVTNGWIRATPPNAKMGAAYLTVMNHQDQADALIGASTPLAEVVEIHNVKEENGMLKMYPVDSLEVPAKSMAMLKPGGYHIMLINLKQAPKLGESHTLTLQFRQAPDVVVELPVQQSGATSGDDEKSSVHHHHSHKN; encoded by the coding sequence ATGAAACAAATTTCAAAAATATTTGGCTTATTCATCAGCTTGTTGTTCATGCTGGACATTGGTGTTATGTTCGCGCAGTCCATGGCTGAAATGGGTGTCACCAATGGTTGGATTCGGGCGACACCTCCCAATGCCAAGATGGGAGCTGCCTACCTGACCGTGATGAATCACCAAGATCAGGCAGATGCCCTGATTGGGGCAAGTACACCCTTGGCTGAAGTAGTGGAAATCCACAACGTCAAGGAAGAGAACGGCATGCTGAAGATGTACCCTGTGGATTCCCTTGAAGTTCCTGCAAAGAGCATGGCGATGCTCAAGCCTGGTGGCTATCACATCATGCTGATCAACTTGAAGCAGGCACCTAAGCTTGGAGAATCACACACGCTGACTCTCCAGTTTCGGCAAGCTCCAGATGTAGTCGTAGAGTTGCCCGTACAACAGAGTGGGGCTACTTCTGGAGATGATGAGAAGTCCTCGGTGCACCACCACCATTCACACAAAAACTAG